The following proteins are co-located in the Sandaracinaceae bacterium genome:
- a CDS encoding GMC family oxidoreductase N-terminal domain-containing protein: MREFDYIVVGSGSAGAVIAARLAEDPSVRVLLLEAGGSDRQKIIQVPGMISLLHQVKELKEKVDWGYKAEPSPFMNGRQVPQTRGKVVGGCSSVNGMLYLRGNKANYDKWAEMGADGWDYEGVLPYYKAFEDHPDGPNPWHGTGGPVKIGKHDESSISPVSRAFIDAVTDVTGVPRTDDFNGKEQHGPSLYQMNCRDGLRYGTGEAFVEPAKKRPNFTIETGAIARKLVFEGKRCVGVRYRQERALLTARATREVILSAGAVGSPHLLLLSGIGPAAHLKEHGIDVLHNLPGVGQNLHDHLFVPVTYRAPTSGHRGSPGHFFAGMFRELALGAVGRGGTWFGKTVFESGAFLKSSPDQPIPDIQFHTLPWGYPDPNQDGPDRPHVDDGYCFTIMPTLIYPKSRGEVKLRNSDPEGAPIFDPRYLEHPDDLKLLVRAIRLGREIMRSPKVASLLGEELAPGVHAQTDEALADEVRLRATTVYHPVGTCRMGKDENAVVDPLCRVHGIEGLRVADASIMPQITGGNTNAPCFMIGEKAAALIKQG; this comes from the coding sequence ATGCGTGAATTCGACTACATCGTCGTGGGATCTGGGTCTGCTGGGGCCGTCATCGCCGCTCGCCTCGCGGAGGACCCCAGCGTGCGGGTGCTGCTGCTCGAGGCCGGCGGTTCGGACCGGCAGAAGATCATTCAGGTGCCCGGCATGATCTCGCTCCTACACCAGGTGAAGGAGCTGAAGGAGAAGGTCGACTGGGGCTACAAGGCCGAGCCCTCGCCGTTCATGAACGGCCGCCAGGTGCCCCAGACGCGGGGCAAGGTCGTGGGCGGCTGCAGCTCGGTCAACGGCATGCTCTACCTGCGCGGCAACAAGGCCAACTACGACAAGTGGGCCGAGATGGGCGCCGACGGCTGGGACTACGAGGGCGTGCTGCCCTACTACAAGGCCTTCGAGGACCACCCCGACGGGCCCAACCCGTGGCACGGCACGGGCGGCCCCGTGAAGATCGGCAAGCACGACGAGAGCTCGATCAGCCCCGTGTCGCGCGCCTTCATCGACGCCGTGACCGACGTGACGGGTGTGCCGCGCACCGACGACTTCAACGGCAAGGAGCAGCACGGCCCCTCGCTGTACCAGATGAACTGCCGTGACGGCCTCCGCTACGGCACCGGCGAGGCCTTCGTCGAGCCCGCCAAGAAGCGCCCCAACTTCACCATCGAGACCGGCGCCATCGCGCGCAAGCTGGTGTTCGAGGGCAAGCGCTGCGTCGGCGTGCGCTACCGCCAGGAGCGCGCGCTGCTGACGGCGCGGGCCACGCGCGAGGTGATCCTCTCGGCCGGCGCCGTGGGCTCGCCGCACCTGCTGCTGCTGAGCGGCATCGGGCCCGCCGCGCACCTCAAGGAGCACGGCATCGACGTGCTGCACAACCTGCCGGGCGTCGGTCAGAACCTGCACGACCACCTGTTCGTGCCCGTCACCTACCGCGCGCCCACCAGCGGTCACCGCGGCTCGCCGGGGCACTTCTTCGCGGGCATGTTCCGCGAGCTCGCGCTGGGCGCCGTGGGGCGCGGTGGCACCTGGTTCGGCAAGACCGTGTTCGAGTCGGGCGCGTTCCTCAAGAGCAGCCCGGACCAGCCCATCCCCGACATCCAGTTCCACACGCTGCCGTGGGGCTACCCCGACCCCAACCAGGACGGCCCCGACCGTCCGCACGTGGACGACGGCTACTGCTTCACCATCATGCCCACGCTCATCTACCCGAAGAGCCGCGGCGAGGTGAAGCTGCGCAACAGCGACCCCGAGGGCGCGCCCATCTTCGACCCGCGCTACCTCGAGCACCCGGACGACCTCAAGCTGCTGGTGCGGGCCATCCGCCTCGGCCGCGAGATCATGCGCAGCCCGAAGGTGGCGAGCCTGCTCGGCGAGGAGCTGGCGCCCGGCGTGCACGCGCAGACCGACGAGGCGTTGGCCGACGAGGTGCGCCTGCGCGCGACCACCGTGTACCACCCGGTCGGCACGTGCCGCATGGGCAAGGACGAGAACGCGGTCGTGGACCCGCTGTGCCGCGTGCACGGCATCGAGGGCCTGCGCGTCGCCGACGCGTCGATCATGCCGCAGATCACGGGCGGCAACACCAACGCTCCGTGCTTCATGATCGGCGAGAAGGCGGCCGCGCTCATCAAGCAGGGCTGA
- a CDS encoding SMI1/KNR4 family protein: protein MDEIWGRIEAWFAEHLPDAPLALRPGASEEAILAAEARLGLRFPDAFRESLRVHDGQDDASPVCWLPGATRLASLASITACWEHDRAHWDAEDPEGRHDWLDRSRRVRQVHFHPRQVPIAGGPDWAYDRLALDLVPGPEGHSGQLIQRDDIDLVFIATDFATFLGRFADGLERGTIVIGDREEEQVSMGFRSPRGKKWVRPSQYFAR, encoded by the coding sequence ATGGACGAGATCTGGGGCCGCATCGAGGCGTGGTTCGCGGAGCACCTCCCGGACGCGCCCCTCGCGCTGCGTCCGGGGGCGAGCGAAGAAGCGATCCTCGCAGCCGAAGCGCGGCTCGGGCTCCGCTTCCCCGACGCGTTCCGCGAGTCACTGCGCGTGCACGACGGGCAGGACGACGCGTCTCCCGTGTGTTGGCTGCCAGGGGCCACGCGCCTCGCGTCCCTCGCGTCCATCACCGCGTGCTGGGAGCACGACCGGGCGCACTGGGACGCGGAGGACCCGGAGGGGCGGCACGACTGGCTGGACCGGAGCCGCCGCGTCCGTCAGGTGCACTTCCACCCGCGTCAGGTCCCCATCGCGGGGGGTCCGGATTGGGCCTACGACCGTCTCGCCCTGGACCTGGTTCCAGGCCCGGAGGGTCACAGCGGCCAGCTCATCCAACGCGACGACATCGACCTGGTGTTCATCGCGACGGACTTCGCGACCTTCCTCGGGCGCTTCGCCGACGGGCTCGAGCGCGGCACCATCGTGATCGGCGACCGTGAGGAGGAGCAGGTGTCGATGGGGTTCCGGTCGCCACGGGGCAAGAAGTGGGTCCGTCCGTCTCAGTATTTCGCCAGGTGA
- a CDS encoding DUF2378 family protein, whose translation MISKEVANLAVDTSVTPAIRGTLIGSSLQAMRERDLNDAYFATLDPSFHEAIRTFTPQSWVEMPLAQAHYQTMDKLVPHDDEVVAIGRAVGDRVQKSYIATLIRGLRATGAVDPVRIMSRAPSISQRIFRGGGLKVTQTGPKDVVVEFLAVPLCSVRYFRWGFAGVIQGGLQLVTRQVYVNPRQTSDNSMVLKVSWV comes from the coding sequence ATGATCTCCAAGGAAGTCGCCAACCTCGCCGTGGACACGTCGGTGACCCCCGCCATCCGCGGGACGCTCATCGGGTCTTCGCTGCAGGCCATGCGCGAGCGTGACCTGAACGACGCGTACTTCGCCACGCTCGACCCCAGCTTCCACGAAGCCATCCGCACGTTCACGCCGCAGTCGTGGGTCGAGATGCCGCTGGCGCAGGCTCACTACCAGACCATGGACAAGCTCGTCCCACACGACGACGAGGTCGTGGCCATCGGGCGAGCCGTCGGGGACCGAGTGCAGAAGAGCTACATCGCCACCTTGATTCGTGGCCTCCGCGCGACCGGCGCCGTGGACCCGGTGCGCATCATGTCGCGCGCGCCGAGCATCTCGCAGCGCATCTTTCGCGGAGGCGGGCTGAAGGTCACGCAGACGGGGCCGAAGGACGTCGTCGTCGAGTTCCTGGCGGTCCCGCTGTGCAGCGTGCGCTACTTCCGCTGGGGGTTCGCGGGCGTCATCCAAGGGGGCCTGCAGCTCGTCACGCGCCAGGTGTACGTGAACCCGCGGCAGACCTCCGACAACAGCATGGTCTTGAAGGTCTCCTGGGTGTAG
- a CDS encoding TetR/AcrR family transcriptional regulator, producing MSAPRPGIEAQREQILSTTLELLGEHGPEDLTPQIIAEAAGVSRATFYRAFTGVEAIVDTLHRRYAERVASRLEEALQSSDEPWLEAIVGRVMDDAAAERGLIIAMFREEVRPGSAALAVRDARVERQVAQIARWWRERTGLREDKAIIRSFIILLQGVGLHVALHPALSAAERRRLRSAMMLMISSTMEEYTRRQ from the coding sequence GTGAGCGCCCCCCGCCCCGGCATCGAGGCTCAACGAGAGCAGATCCTGTCGACGACGCTCGAGCTCCTCGGCGAGCACGGGCCCGAGGACTTGACGCCGCAGATCATCGCGGAGGCTGCAGGGGTGTCGCGTGCCACGTTCTACCGCGCGTTCACCGGAGTCGAAGCCATCGTCGACACGCTCCATCGGCGCTACGCGGAGCGCGTGGCCAGCCGTCTCGAGGAAGCCCTCCAGTCCAGCGACGAGCCCTGGCTCGAGGCCATCGTCGGGCGGGTGATGGACGATGCCGCGGCGGAGCGAGGCCTCATCATCGCGATGTTCCGGGAGGAGGTCCGCCCGGGGAGCGCGGCGCTGGCTGTCCGGGACGCACGCGTCGAGCGGCAGGTGGCGCAGATCGCCCGGTGGTGGCGCGAGCGGACTGGGCTCCGCGAGGACAAGGCCATCATTCGCTCGTTCATCATTCTCTTGCAGGGGGTCGGCCTCCACGTGGCGCTCCATCCAGCGCTGAGCGCGGCCGAGAGGCGCCGGCTGCGGAGCGCCATGATGCTGATGATCTCCTCCACGATGGAGGAGTACACGCGTCGCCAGTAG
- a CDS encoding thiolase domain-containing protein (Catalyzes the synthesis of acetoacetyl coenzyme A from two molecules of acetyl coenzyme A. It can also act as a thiolase, catalyzing the reverse reaction and generating two-carbon units from the four-carbon product of fatty acid oxidation): protein MEPIYILGGAQTDFAMNWSRKGLGLFDMLAAVVPAALEDAGVNPEDVDAFHVGNFVGELFAGQGQLAGMVAALHPGLDGKPGSRHEAACASGSMAALGAMHAIRAGDARCALVVGVEQMRNVHGDVAASHLGAAAWVGREAEGVKYVWPAMFSSLADEYDARYGLDRAHLVALASSFFANAKRNPNAQTRGWSLDELSYAESDEKNPVVHGRIRKHDCSQVTDGAAAIVLANGAFVSLLGRTRRPARIAGHGHRTSTLRYEDKVAASRSEPYVFPHVRGAILDAFGRAGIAGASALHAIETHDCFTPTAYMAIDHFGLTPPGRSFEAIERGDVAFGGRVPLNPSGGLMGVGHPVGATGVRMLLDAAKQVGGRAGDYQVEGARRVATLNIGGSATTTACFVVEAA, encoded by the coding sequence ATGGAACCGATCTACATCCTCGGGGGCGCGCAGACGGACTTCGCGATGAACTGGTCGCGCAAGGGGCTCGGCCTGTTCGACATGCTCGCTGCGGTCGTGCCCGCGGCGCTCGAGGACGCCGGGGTGAACCCGGAAGACGTCGACGCGTTCCACGTGGGCAACTTCGTGGGCGAGCTCTTCGCCGGGCAGGGACAGCTGGCCGGGATGGTCGCCGCGCTGCACCCCGGGCTCGACGGAAAGCCGGGAAGCCGACACGAGGCCGCGTGCGCGTCGGGCAGCATGGCCGCGCTGGGGGCCATGCACGCCATCCGCGCGGGCGACGCGCGCTGCGCGCTGGTGGTCGGCGTCGAGCAGATGCGCAACGTACACGGCGACGTCGCCGCGTCGCATCTTGGCGCAGCCGCGTGGGTCGGTCGCGAAGCCGAGGGCGTGAAGTACGTCTGGCCCGCCATGTTCTCGTCGCTCGCGGACGAGTACGACGCGCGCTACGGCCTCGACCGCGCGCACCTCGTCGCGCTGGCCTCCAGCTTCTTCGCCAACGCGAAGCGCAACCCCAACGCCCAGACGCGCGGGTGGTCGCTGGACGAGCTCAGCTACGCCGAGTCCGACGAGAAGAACCCGGTGGTGCACGGGCGCATCCGCAAGCACGACTGCTCGCAGGTCACCGACGGCGCCGCGGCCATCGTCCTCGCGAACGGAGCGTTCGTTTCGTTGCTGGGACGCACGCGCCGGCCGGCACGCATCGCGGGGCACGGACACCGCACCAGCACGCTGCGCTACGAGGACAAGGTCGCGGCCTCACGCAGCGAGCCTTACGTGTTCCCGCACGTGCGCGGCGCCATCCTCGACGCGTTCGGTCGTGCGGGCATCGCCGGCGCGAGCGCGCTGCACGCCATCGAGACGCACGACTGCTTCACGCCCACGGCGTACATGGCCATCGATCACTTCGGGCTGACCCCACCCGGACGCAGCTTCGAAGCCATCGAGCGCGGCGACGTCGCCTTTGGAGGGCGCGTCCCGCTGAACCCGAGTGGCGGCCTGATGGGTGTCGGTCATCCCGTCGGCGCCACCGGCGTGCGCATGCTGCTCGACGCCGCCAAGCAAGTCGGGGGCCGTGCAGGCGACTACCAGGTCGAGGGCGCCCGCCGGGTCGCGACGCTGAACATCGGCGGCAGCGCGACGACCACGGCGTGCTTCGTGGTGGAGGCCGCGTAG
- a CDS encoding GNAT family N-acetyltransferase, which produces MAEHNVVWNKGQLLNHIRLFPEGQIVVERGGVVLGACASLIVRLGTDDYRPHTYSGITDGGYFHSHDPEGDTLYGADVYVDPDARGLGAGHHLYEARRRLCKARNLRRIVAGGRIHGYAERAAEMTPAQYVRAVEMGDIKDLVLSFQLREGFIVRGLLRNYITDPNSKNHATFIEWTNPDYEPQDGSAQRKVRVAAVQYQVRKVASFEEFAAQIAYFVETAAEYRADFVVFPEFTSMQLLSMDALKNLPALEGIARLCDMEEQVVGLFKDLAKRFGLHIIAGTHPVRREGTIYNVAPIVFPDGYVVFQPKLHITPSEKRFWGIDGGSELRVISTPKAKIGVLICYDSEFPEAARYLADAGVEILFVPYCTDDRQGHARVRYCSHARAIENQIYVVTAGIVGNLPSVPAMDIHYGQAAIFTPSDFEFSRDGIHAEADSNVETMLVSDVDIHDLYRSRSSGSVRPRLDRRLDLFEFHAHLRNDLQILNPEEAEPIGPTPEDDSE; this is translated from the coding sequence ATGGCAGAGCACAACGTGGTCTGGAACAAGGGGCAGCTGCTGAATCACATCCGCCTCTTTCCCGAGGGCCAGATCGTCGTCGAGCGCGGCGGTGTCGTCCTCGGCGCCTGTGCCAGCCTGATCGTGCGCCTGGGGACCGACGACTACAGGCCGCACACGTACTCCGGCATCACCGACGGGGGCTACTTCCACAGCCACGATCCCGAGGGCGACACGCTCTATGGCGCGGACGTGTACGTGGACCCCGACGCGCGCGGACTGGGCGCGGGGCATCATCTCTACGAGGCTCGGCGGCGGTTGTGCAAGGCGCGCAACCTGCGGCGCATCGTCGCGGGCGGGCGCATCCACGGCTACGCCGAGCGCGCGGCCGAGATGACCCCGGCTCAGTACGTCCGCGCCGTGGAGATGGGCGACATCAAGGACCTCGTGCTGAGCTTCCAGCTGCGCGAGGGTTTCATCGTCCGGGGCCTGCTGCGCAACTACATCACCGACCCCAACAGCAAGAACCACGCGACGTTCATCGAGTGGACCAACCCAGACTACGAGCCGCAAGACGGGAGCGCCCAGCGCAAGGTGCGCGTGGCCGCCGTGCAGTACCAGGTGCGCAAGGTCGCGTCGTTCGAGGAGTTCGCCGCACAGATCGCGTACTTCGTGGAGACGGCGGCCGAGTACCGCGCGGACTTCGTGGTGTTCCCGGAGTTCACCAGCATGCAGCTGCTCTCCATGGACGCGCTCAAGAACCTCCCCGCCCTCGAGGGCATCGCCCGCCTGTGCGACATGGAGGAGCAGGTGGTGGGGCTGTTCAAGGACCTCGCCAAGCGCTTCGGGCTGCACATCATCGCGGGCACGCACCCTGTGCGGCGCGAGGGCACCATCTACAACGTGGCGCCCATCGTGTTCCCGGACGGCTACGTGGTGTTCCAGCCGAAGCTGCACATCACGCCCTCCGAGAAGCGCTTCTGGGGCATCGACGGCGGCAGCGAGCTGCGCGTCATCAGCACGCCCAAGGCCAAGATCGGCGTGCTCATCTGCTACGACTCCGAGTTCCCGGAAGCCGCCCGCTACCTGGCCGACGCGGGCGTGGAGATCCTCTTCGTGCCGTACTGCACGGATGACCGGCAGGGGCACGCGCGCGTGCGCTACTGCTCACACGCGCGCGCCATCGAGAACCAGATCTACGTGGTGACGGCTGGCATCGTCGGCAACCTCCCGAGCGTGCCGGCCATGGACATTCATTACGGGCAGGCCGCCATCTTCACGCCCAGCGACTTCGAGTTCTCGCGCGACGGCATCCACGCGGAGGCGGACAGCAACGTGGAGACCATGCTGGTGTCGGACGTGGACATCCACGACCTCTACCGCTCACGCTCGTCGGGGAGCGTGCGCCCGCGCCTGGACCGGCGGCTCGACCTGTTCGAGTTCCACGCGCACCTGCGCAACGACCTGCAGATCCTGAACCCGGAGGAGGCCGAGCCCATCGGGCCGACGCCCGAGGACGACAGCGAGTAG
- a CDS encoding replication-associated recombination protein A, which translates to MSRSAGCCVTRVGRRHARCYTRSVDLFDHSHAKKGPLADRMRPTRLAEVEGQAHLFGPDKLLSRLIRADRVPSLILWGPPGTGKTTTAEVIARETAATFEPFSAVLGGVADLRKILGAARERARVYGKRTILFVDEIHRFNKGQQDALLPHVEDGTVTLIGATTENPSFAVNAALLSRARVFRLEPLGPAELERLLSRALQDATRGLGELNLEAEEGALLAIAEQAHGDARRALSVLEVCADLAHAAGGKLRVADVQQALSSKTLLYDKSGEEHYNVVSAFIKSMRGNDPDASIYWLMRMLEAGEDPRFVLRRMLIFASEDIGNADPRALELAVAADQAFARLGMPEGMFAIAQCCTYLASAPKSNASYEAWTTAQQDVRERGALPVPLKLRNAATAAMKSWGYGEGYRYPHAEGGHAAGESYLPDELVGRRYYEPRPEGFETRIAARLARLRGEGPAVAPERGDGEDA; encoded by the coding sequence ATGTCGCGATCGGCGGGCTGTTGCGTAACGCGCGTTGGTAGGCGTCACGCGCGCTGCTACACCCGCAGCGTGGATCTCTTCGATCACAGCCACGCCAAGAAGGGCCCGCTGGCCGACCGCATGCGGCCGACGCGACTGGCCGAGGTGGAGGGTCAGGCGCACCTCTTCGGGCCCGACAAGCTCCTGTCGCGGCTGATCCGCGCCGACCGCGTTCCGTCGCTGATCCTGTGGGGACCCCCGGGTACCGGGAAGACGACCACGGCGGAGGTCATCGCGCGCGAGACGGCGGCCACGTTCGAGCCGTTCAGCGCGGTGCTCGGAGGCGTGGCCGATCTACGCAAGATCCTCGGCGCGGCCCGCGAGCGCGCGCGCGTGTACGGCAAGCGCACCATCCTGTTCGTCGACGAGATCCACCGCTTCAACAAGGGGCAGCAGGACGCACTGCTGCCCCACGTGGAAGACGGCACGGTGACGCTCATCGGGGCGACCACGGAGAACCCCAGCTTCGCGGTGAACGCCGCGCTCCTGAGCCGCGCGCGCGTGTTCCGGCTGGAGCCGCTGGGCCCTGCCGAGCTGGAGCGGTTGCTGAGCCGTGCGCTGCAGGACGCGACCCGAGGGCTCGGCGAGCTGAACCTCGAGGCCGAGGAGGGCGCGCTCCTGGCCATCGCCGAGCAGGCGCACGGGGACGCGCGGCGGGCGCTGTCGGTGCTCGAGGTGTGCGCCGACCTGGCGCACGCCGCCGGTGGCAAGCTGCGCGTGGCGGACGTCCAACAGGCGCTCTCGAGCAAGACGCTGCTGTACGACAAGAGCGGCGAGGAGCACTACAACGTCGTCAGCGCGTTCATCAAGTCGATGCGCGGCAACGACCCGGACGCGAGCATCTATTGGCTCATGCGCATGCTCGAGGCCGGCGAGGACCCGCGCTTCGTGCTGCGGCGCATGCTGATTTTCGCGAGCGAAGACATCGGCAACGCAGACCCGCGCGCGCTCGAGCTGGCGGTGGCGGCCGATCAGGCCTTCGCTCGTCTGGGTATGCCCGAGGGCATGTTCGCCATCGCGCAGTGCTGCACCTATCTGGCGTCGGCGCCCAAGTCGAACGCCAGCTACGAGGCGTGGACCACCGCGCAGCAGGACGTGCGCGAGCGGGGCGCGCTGCCGGTGCCGTTGAAGCTGCGCAACGCCGCGACGGCCGCGATGAAGTCATGGGGCTATGGCGAGGGCTACCGCTACCCTCACGCCGAGGGCGGTCATGCGGCGGGTGAGAGCTACCTGCCCGACGAGCTGGTGGGGCGGCGCTACTACGAACCACGCCCCGAGGGCTTCGAGACCCGCATCGCAGCGCGCCTGGCGCGCCTTCGCGGGGAGGGCCCGGCAGTCGCCCCTGAGCGCGGCGACGGCGAAGACGCGTAG
- a CDS encoding bifunctional phosphoribosyl-AMP cyclohydrolase/phosphoribosyl-ATP diphosphatase HisIE, with protein MQLSELKWDAAGLVTVVVQDQATGEIRMVAHANREALDATLATGQAHFYSRSRASLWLKGETSGHTIAVSEVWADCDADAVLYLAAPAGPSCHTGRDTCFFRRVTAEGIQDEPHRHGQPTLLALEGALAQRASSTADKSYTKSLLVKGAAKIGEKIREEADEVSVAIAEESDDAVASEAADVLYHLMVGLLLRKVPLRRVQEVLGARFGVSGHVEKASRVKS; from the coding sequence ATGCAACTCAGCGAGCTCAAGTGGGACGCGGCGGGCCTCGTCACCGTCGTGGTCCAAGACCAGGCCACGGGGGAGATCCGCATGGTGGCGCACGCGAACCGCGAGGCGCTGGACGCCACCCTCGCGACCGGACAGGCGCACTTCTACAGCCGCTCGCGCGCATCCCTGTGGCTGAAGGGCGAGACGAGCGGCCACACCATCGCCGTGAGCGAGGTGTGGGCCGACTGCGACGCGGACGCGGTGCTCTACCTGGCAGCTCCAGCGGGCCCCAGCTGCCACACGGGACGTGACACGTGCTTCTTCCGGCGCGTCACGGCAGAGGGAATCCAGGACGAGCCCCACCGACACGGACAGCCCACGTTGCTCGCGTTGGAGGGGGCGCTGGCCCAGCGCGCGTCGTCCACCGCCGACAAGAGCTACACCAAGTCGCTGTTGGTGAAGGGCGCCGCCAAGATCGGCGAGAAGATCCGCGAGGAGGCGGACGAAGTCAGCGTCGCGATCGCCGAGGAGTCCGACGACGCCGTGGCGAGCGAGGCGGCCGACGTGCTCTATCACCTCATGGTGGGCCTGCTGCTCCGCAAGGTGCCGCTACGCCGCGTGCAAGAGGTGCTGGGCGCCCGCTTCGGCGTGTCCGGCCACGTGGAGAAGGCGAGCCGCGTGAAGAGCTGA
- a CDS encoding penicillin-insensitive murein endopeptidase — translation MWLCLISALLVVAACGGDARSTDPGENGHGPGASSDEASGEGTLGGGEQVGASGAPGAEGAGEGAGTSDTERDERSAEGATPHAAGGEPAGTPAATDTAEPGEPLAWDSEIVCRIPPMAIARPAACAAGASYPECKWAMPGTTDAQGLYTRWRNTIDEHTWGRPALVGVLLATAYAFRQRFPNQELLIGDLDAPGPRHMTHKTGVDVDLYLPNTLLVENLGARRYRPNYRTMSNVNIEHARHRVEALARILAVCTEGRVRIYYNDTVVRDRFHTWFDARGLVTPFGRPMQRHNPLHDFHFHVTIAEDTPLPQWLRPFTGEHPVREIDAPPDIEGVTVFAPRTP, via the coding sequence TTGTGGCTCTGCCTGATCAGCGCCCTGCTGGTGGTGGCCGCATGTGGCGGTGACGCCCGCTCCACGGACCCCGGGGAGAACGGCCACGGTCCGGGAGCGTCAAGTGATGAGGCTTCGGGCGAGGGAACCCTCGGGGGCGGCGAGCAGGTGGGTGCGAGCGGCGCGCCCGGGGCCGAGGGCGCTGGCGAGGGCGCTGGCACGAGCGACACCGAGCGCGACGAGCGGAGCGCGGAGGGGGCGACCCCACACGCCGCGGGGGGAGAGCCTGCGGGCACCCCTGCCGCGACGGACACGGCGGAGCCTGGCGAGCCCCTCGCGTGGGACTCGGAGATCGTGTGCCGCATCCCGCCCATGGCCATCGCGCGGCCCGCGGCCTGCGCCGCCGGCGCCTCGTACCCCGAGTGCAAGTGGGCCATGCCCGGCACGACGGACGCGCAGGGGCTCTACACGCGCTGGCGCAACACGATCGACGAGCACACCTGGGGGCGCCCCGCCTTGGTGGGCGTCCTCTTGGCGACCGCCTATGCGTTCCGGCAGCGCTTCCCGAACCAGGAGCTGCTCATCGGTGACCTCGACGCACCCGGGCCGCGTCACATGACGCACAAGACGGGCGTCGACGTCGACCTGTACCTGCCGAACACGCTCTTGGTGGAGAACCTCGGTGCCCGTCGCTATCGGCCCAACTACCGCACGATGTCGAACGTGAACATCGAGCATGCGCGGCACCGCGTGGAGGCCCTGGCGCGTATCCTGGCCGTGTGCACCGAGGGGCGCGTGCGCATCTACTACAACGACACCGTGGTGCGTGACCGCTTCCACACATGGTTCGACGCGCGTGGCCTCGTGACCCCGTTCGGGCGGCCCATGCAGCGCCACAATCCGCTACACGACTTTCACTTCCACGTGACCATCGCCGAGGACACGCCACTCCCCCAGTGGCTGCGCCCCTTCACGGGGGAGCACCCCGTGCGCGAGATCGACGCACCTCCCGACATCGAGGGCGTGACGGTGTTCGCTCCGCGCACCCCCTGA
- a CDS encoding aminoacyl-tRNA hydrolase, with product MHLVVGLGNPGPKYSGNRHNVGFMVVDRLATRWSAPAFREKFKAETTKGLLQQQDVVLLKPQTFMNLSGESVQPAMTFYKVPLERVLCVHDELDLAFGVVRIKVGGGTAGHNGLKSMVQRCGGNGFVRVRVGIGRPSARTESHVLSDFDASERAELGDVVERACDMVEAALLEGATAAMNRYHGA from the coding sequence ATGCACTTGGTGGTCGGGCTCGGGAACCCCGGGCCGAAGTACAGCGGCAATCGTCACAACGTCGGGTTCATGGTCGTGGACCGGCTCGCCACGCGCTGGTCGGCGCCCGCCTTCCGCGAGAAGTTCAAGGCCGAGACCACCAAGGGGCTGCTGCAGCAACAGGACGTGGTGCTGCTCAAGCCGCAGACCTTCATGAACCTGAGCGGCGAGTCGGTGCAGCCTGCCATGACGTTCTACAAGGTGCCGCTCGAGCGCGTGCTGTGCGTGCACGACGAGCTCGATCTGGCGTTCGGGGTCGTGCGCATCAAGGTCGGCGGCGGCACGGCGGGCCACAACGGGCTCAAGTCGATGGTGCAGCGCTGCGGCGGCAACGGCTTCGTGCGCGTGCGCGTGGGCATCGGTCGACCATCCGCGCGCACCGAGTCGCATGTGTTGAGCGACTTCGACGCCAGCGAGCGCGCAGAGCTGGGGGACGTCGTCGAGCGCGCCTGCGACATGGTGGAGGCTGCGCTGCTCGAGGGTGCGACCGCAGCCATGAACCGCTATCACGGGGCCTGA
- a CDS encoding 50S ribosomal protein L25, whose protein sequence is MALQAEVRTESGKGPARRLRASGKIPAVVYGPGIEPTSLTLNPTEVLKGLRSKRGRNVAYDLTFGGKQALVMVRDLEVDPVSRELLHVDFLSVKAEVPVKVSVPLATTGRAKGVVKGGLLNVTLRTVPLLAPPTIIPEEILLDVTNLDVGGSITVKDLQLADGVTCTLPEDRTLVSIQENRRAIAAAEAAAAAAAAAAAGGKKKK, encoded by the coding sequence ATGGCGCTGCAGGCTGAGGTCCGCACAGAGAGCGGAAAGGGGCCAGCTCGTCGGCTACGTGCAAGTGGCAAGATCCCCGCGGTCGTCTACGGACCGGGAATCGAGCCGACGTCGCTCACGCTGAACCCCACGGAAGTCCTCAAGGGGCTGCGCAGCAAGCGCGGCCGTAACGTCGCGTACGACCTCACCTTCGGGGGCAAGCAGGCCCTGGTGATGGTGCGCGACCTCGAGGTCGACCCCGTGTCGCGTGAGCTGCTGCACGTGGACTTCCTGAGCGTGAAGGCCGAGGTGCCCGTCAAGGTCTCCGTGCCGCTCGCCACCACCGGCCGCGCCAAGGGCGTGGTCAAGGGCGGTCTGCTCAACGTGACCCTGCGCACGGTGCCGCTCTTGGCGCCGCCCACGATCATCCCCGAGGAGATCCTGCTCGACGTCACCAACCTCGACGTGGGCGGCTCCATCACGGTGAAGGACCTGCAGCTCGCGGACGGCGTGACCTGCACCCTGCCCGAGGACCGCACGCTGGTCTCCATCCAGGAGAACCGTCGCGCGATCGCGGCGGCCGAGGCGGCTGCGGCGGCTGCGGCTGCGGCGGCTGCGGGCGGCAAGAAGAAGAAGTGA